A portion of the Streptomyces sp. YPW6 genome contains these proteins:
- a CDS encoding MarR family winged helix-turn-helix transcriptional regulator, with product MTTGRATPAEDACTNARPTAALGGPVSHAVSRVARLHRIAAGKALRGVDLYPGQELLMMHLWDRGAVRQTELIRALELDPSTVTKMLQRLEQTGHVRRRPDPADRRAVLVEATEQSCGLRAAVRAAWGSLEEDTLAGLDPAERTELVRLLAKVEENLCRETEDCPDRR from the coding sequence ATGACCACCGGCCGCGCCACCCCCGCGGAAGACGCCTGTACGAACGCCCGGCCCACGGCGGCGCTCGGCGGGCCCGTCAGCCACGCCGTCTCGCGGGTGGCCCGGCTGCACCGGATCGCGGCGGGCAAGGCGCTCAGGGGGGTGGACCTCTACCCGGGACAGGAGCTGCTGATGATGCACCTGTGGGACCGGGGGGCGGTCCGGCAGACCGAGCTGATCCGGGCCCTGGAGCTGGACCCCTCCACGGTCACGAAGATGCTCCAGCGGCTGGAGCAGACCGGGCATGTGCGCCGCCGCCCCGACCCGGCCGACCGGCGGGCCGTGCTGGTCGAGGCGACGGAACAGAGCTGCGGGCTGCGCGCCGCGGTACGGGCCGCGTGGGGCAGCCTGGAGGAGGACACGCTCGCGGGCCTGGACCCGGCCGAGCGCACGGAGCTGGTCCGGCTGCTGGCGAAGGTCGAGGAGAACCTCTGCCGGGAGACCGAGGACTGCCCCGACCGGCGGTGA
- a CDS encoding aminotransferase class V-fold PLP-dependent enzyme — translation MTILAPIQAAAAEFAPEVTYLNTSSWGLLPRRTIAAVKALADENAAGRRVGAGSFEAVEAARAGFARLVGVHPDRVATGSSVTVHVGLIAASLPPGAEVLCPEGEFSSVVSPFALRGDLRMRYVPLADLAAAVRDSTALVAFSAVQSADGRVADLAAVRAAAAAHGARTLLDATQAAGWFPVDAGACDYTVTGGFKFLLCPRGTSFLTVTEEAQDTLPALFAGWVSAGAPWTSNYGPLERLAPTARGFDEPPAFLSYHGAEHSLALLAEAGADALYGHATGLAARLRKGLAALGHQAVPGESAIVAVPGLDGRQPALAEAGIAVSAPAGNLRISCHLYNTEADVDRLLDFLA, via the coding sequence ATGACGATCCTCGCGCCCATCCAAGCAGCAGCCGCCGAATTCGCGCCCGAGGTCACCTACCTCAACACCTCCAGCTGGGGCCTGCTGCCCCGCCGGACGATCGCCGCCGTGAAGGCCCTGGCCGACGAGAACGCCGCGGGCCGCCGGGTGGGCGCCGGCAGCTTCGAGGCCGTGGAGGCGGCGCGGGCCGGCTTCGCCCGGCTCGTCGGGGTCCACCCGGACCGGGTCGCCACCGGCAGCTCCGTCACCGTCCATGTCGGCCTGATCGCCGCTTCACTGCCGCCCGGCGCCGAAGTCCTCTGCCCCGAGGGTGAGTTCTCCTCCGTGGTCAGCCCGTTCGCGCTCCGCGGTGATCTGCGTATGCGGTACGTGCCCCTCGCGGACCTCGCCGCTGCCGTCCGCGACTCGACCGCGCTGGTCGCCTTCTCCGCCGTGCAGTCGGCCGACGGCCGGGTCGCCGACCTCGCCGCCGTGCGTGCGGCCGCCGCCGCGCACGGGGCCCGCACTCTGCTGGACGCCACCCAGGCGGCGGGCTGGTTCCCGGTGGACGCCGGCGCGTGCGACTACACCGTCACCGGCGGCTTCAAGTTCCTGCTCTGCCCGCGCGGTACGTCGTTCCTGACCGTCACCGAGGAGGCGCAGGACACCCTGCCGGCCCTCTTCGCGGGCTGGGTCTCCGCGGGCGCCCCCTGGACGAGCAACTACGGCCCGCTGGAGCGCCTCGCCCCCACCGCCCGCGGCTTCGACGAGCCGCCCGCCTTCCTCTCGTACCACGGGGCCGAGCACTCCCTCGCGCTGCTCGCGGAGGCCGGCGCCGACGCCCTGTACGGGCACGCCACCGGGCTCGCCGCCCGACTGCGCAAGGGGCTCGCCGCTCTCGGGCACCAGGCGGTCCCCGGGGAGTCGGCGATCGTCGCGGTGCCGGGACTCGACGGCCGTCAGCCCGCACTGGCCGAGGCCGGGATCGCCGTCTCCGCCCCGGCCGGGAATCTGCGGATCTCCTGCCACCTCTACAACACCGAGGCCGACGTGGACCGGCTGCTGGACTTCCTGGCCTGA
- a CDS encoding DsbA family oxidoreductase, which yields MRVEIWSDIACPWCYIGKARFEKGLAEFAHRDEVEVVHRSFELDPSRAKGDTAPVIDMLARKYGRTREEAAAMEAGVAANAHSEGLGYRTEGRDHGNTFDIHRLLHLAKARGRQDELLTLAYRANFAEERSVFDDEVLIALAEEAGLDADEARAVLADPEAYADDVRTDEREAAELGANAVPFFVLDRRYGISGGQPSEVFVQALEQAWKDRPATALTTVGGDAAACDAEGACEVPRS from the coding sequence ATGCGCGTCGAGATCTGGAGCGACATCGCCTGCCCGTGGTGCTACATCGGCAAGGCCCGCTTCGAGAAGGGCCTCGCGGAGTTCGCCCACCGGGACGAGGTCGAGGTGGTGCACCGGTCCTTCGAGCTCGACCCCTCCCGGGCCAAGGGCGACACCGCGCCCGTGATCGACATGCTGGCCCGGAAGTACGGCCGTACCCGTGAGGAAGCCGCCGCCATGGAGGCCGGCGTCGCCGCCAACGCGCACTCCGAAGGGCTCGGCTACCGCACCGAGGGCCGCGACCACGGCAACACGTTCGACATCCACCGGCTGCTGCACCTGGCCAAGGCCCGGGGCCGCCAGGACGAGCTGCTGACCCTCGCCTACCGGGCGAACTTCGCCGAGGAGCGCTCCGTCTTCGACGACGAGGTGCTGATCGCCCTCGCCGAGGAGGCCGGACTCGACGCCGACGAGGCCCGCGCCGTGCTCGCCGACCCCGAGGCGTACGCGGACGACGTCCGGACCGACGAACGTGAGGCGGCCGAACTGGGCGCCAACGCCGTGCCGTTCTTCGTGCTCGACCGGCGGTACGGCATCTCCGGCGGCCAGCCCTCCGAGGTCTTCGTCCAGGCGCTGGAGCAGGCATGGAAGGACCGCCCGGCCACCGCCCTCACCACGGTCGGCGGGGACGCGGCGGCCTGCGACGCGGAGGGAGCCTGCGAGGTTCCGCGGAGCTGA
- a CDS encoding VOC family protein codes for MVSVVQNVAIDCVNAYELARFWSEVTGRPLHPEDEPGMPETQVMMAEGPMLYFHQVPEEKKGKNRLHLCLRPSSSREEEVERLLTLGATLVADLRNPDGSGWAVLADPEGNEFCVLRGDRDRAATAS; via the coding sequence ATGGTCTCAGTGGTGCAGAACGTGGCGATCGACTGTGTGAACGCGTACGAGCTGGCGCGGTTCTGGAGCGAGGTGACCGGCCGTCCGCTGCATCCGGAGGACGAACCGGGCATGCCGGAGACGCAGGTGATGATGGCGGAGGGACCGATGCTCTATTTCCATCAGGTCCCCGAGGAGAAGAAGGGCAAGAACCGGCTCCATCTGTGCCTGCGCCCGTCCTCCTCGCGCGAGGAGGAGGTGGAGCGGCTGCTGACCCTCGGCGCCACCCTCGTCGCCGACCTCCGCAACCCGGACGGCTCCGGCTGGGCGGTGCTCGCCGACCCCGAGGGCAACGAGTTCTGCGTCCTGCGCGGCGACCGCGACCGGGCCGCGACGGCTTCCTGA
- a CDS encoding aldehyde dehydrogenase (NADP(+)): MSAVPVWSVDPRTGNPREQVAVEATAEEVDRAAGSAHAVRDALADRVARAAFLRTAARLLEESGAHIIEAADAETALGPARLTGELARTAAQFRAFAEVVDEGDYLDIRIDHPDAARTPPWPDLRRYRIPLGVVAVYAASNFPLAFSVPGGDTASALAAGCPVVVKAHPDHPATSELCASVLRRAAARAGLPEDVLTVVHGFDAGVELIRHPLVSAAGFTGSVRGGRALFDAAAARPVPIPFHGELGSLNPVVVTAAAAVARAGEIGAGLGGSMTLGVGQFCTKPGFVLVPEGAAGDQLLKTLTETVSSTGSAVLLDHRMRDAFVAGVRERAALPGVGAPVTPGAAGEHTVSAGFLTVPAARLTAEGPHDALLEECFGPVTVIARYGSTEEAAAVLARLPGNLTATLQCATDEGRDPDAGQLLAALTPLAGRVLVNSWPTGVAVAPAQHHGGPYPATTSTSTSVGATAVERWLRPVTYQSTPESLLPAELREDNPLGLPRRVDGRRA; this comes from the coding sequence GTGAGCGCAGTACCAGTCTGGAGCGTCGACCCCCGAACGGGGAACCCGCGCGAGCAGGTCGCCGTGGAGGCCACCGCCGAGGAGGTCGACCGCGCGGCCGGATCGGCCCACGCCGTGCGGGACGCCCTCGCCGACCGGGTGGCGCGGGCCGCGTTCCTGCGGACGGCGGCGCGGCTGCTGGAGGAGTCCGGCGCGCACATCATTGAGGCCGCCGACGCGGAGACCGCCCTCGGGCCCGCCCGGCTCACCGGCGAACTCGCGCGCACCGCAGCCCAGTTCAGGGCCTTCGCGGAGGTCGTCGACGAAGGCGACTACCTCGACATCCGCATCGACCACCCGGACGCCGCCCGGACCCCGCCCTGGCCCGACCTGCGCCGCTACAGGATCCCGCTCGGGGTCGTCGCCGTCTACGCGGCGAGCAACTTCCCGCTCGCCTTCTCCGTCCCCGGCGGCGACACCGCCAGCGCGCTCGCGGCCGGCTGCCCCGTCGTGGTCAAGGCGCACCCCGACCACCCGGCCACCTCCGAACTCTGCGCCTCGGTCCTGCGCCGCGCCGCCGCCCGCGCCGGGCTGCCCGAGGACGTCCTCACGGTGGTGCACGGGTTCGACGCGGGAGTCGAACTGATCCGCCACCCGCTGGTGAGCGCGGCGGGCTTCACCGGCTCCGTACGCGGCGGACGCGCCCTGTTCGACGCGGCGGCCGCCCGCCCCGTGCCCATCCCCTTCCACGGCGAACTCGGCTCCCTCAACCCGGTCGTCGTCACCGCGGCCGCCGCGGTGGCGCGCGCCGGGGAGATCGGCGCGGGCCTCGGCGGCTCGATGACGCTCGGGGTCGGCCAGTTCTGCACCAAGCCCGGCTTCGTGCTCGTCCCCGAGGGCGCGGCGGGCGACCAGCTCCTGAAGACCCTCACCGAGACGGTCAGCTCGACCGGTTCCGCCGTCCTGTTGGACCACCGCATGCGGGACGCCTTCGTCGCCGGGGTACGGGAGCGGGCCGCGCTGCCCGGTGTCGGCGCCCCGGTCACCCCCGGTGCGGCCGGCGAGCACACCGTCTCCGCCGGATTCCTCACCGTGCCCGCCGCCCGGCTCACCGCCGAGGGCCCGCACGACGCGCTGCTGGAGGAGTGCTTCGGCCCGGTCACGGTCATCGCCCGGTACGGCTCCACCGAGGAGGCCGCCGCCGTCCTCGCCCGACTGCCGGGGAACCTCACCGCCACCCTCCAGTGCGCCACCGACGAGGGCCGGGACCCCGACGCGGGGCAGCTGCTCGCGGCCCTCACCCCGCTCGCCGGACGCGTCCTCGTCAACAGCTGGCCGACCGGGGTCGCCGTCGCCCCCGCCCAGCACCACGGCGGCCCCTACCCGGCCACCACGTCCACCTCCACCTCGGTCGGCGCGACGGCGGTCGAACGCTGGCTGCGCCCGGTCACGTACCAGTCCACCCCCGAGTCCCTCCTCCCGGCCGAGCTGCGCGAGGACAACCCGCTCGGCCTGCCCCGCCGGGTCGACGGACGCCGCGCGTGA
- a CDS encoding IclR family transcriptional regulator yields MSVAESGGAQVKSAVRTVELLEYFAGRPGMHTLATVQEAVGYPKSSLYMLLRTLVELGWVETDATGTRYGIGVRALLVGTSYIDGDEVVAAARPTLDRLSDDTTETIHLARLDGTNVVYLATRQSQHYLRPFTRVGRRLPAHSTSLGKALLATHSDEQVRALLPETLPALTEHTITDREKLIGELRLVREQGYAVDREENTLGLRCFGVAIPYRTPARDAISCSVPVARLTTGHEQTVKDALFDARDRLALATRRL; encoded by the coding sequence ATGTCGGTCGCCGAGTCCGGTGGGGCACAGGTCAAGTCCGCGGTACGGACCGTGGAACTCCTCGAATACTTCGCGGGGCGGCCCGGCATGCACACGCTGGCCACCGTCCAGGAGGCGGTCGGCTACCCCAAGTCCAGCCTCTACATGCTGCTGCGCACCCTGGTGGAGCTGGGCTGGGTCGAGACGGACGCGACGGGCACCCGGTACGGGATCGGTGTCCGCGCCCTGCTGGTCGGCACCTCGTACATCGACGGCGACGAGGTCGTGGCCGCCGCCCGGCCGACGCTGGACCGGCTGTCCGACGACACCACGGAGACCATCCACCTGGCCCGCCTCGACGGGACGAACGTGGTCTACCTCGCGACCCGGCAGTCCCAGCACTACCTGCGCCCCTTCACCCGGGTCGGGCGCCGGCTGCCCGCGCACTCCACCTCGCTGGGCAAGGCGCTGCTCGCCACCCACAGCGACGAGCAGGTCCGCGCGCTGCTGCCCGAGACGCTGCCCGCGCTGACCGAGCACACCATCACGGACCGCGAGAAGCTCATCGGGGAACTGCGGCTGGTCCGCGAGCAGGGCTATGCGGTGGACCGCGAGGAGAACACCCTCGGCCTGCGCTGTTTCGGGGTCGCGATCCCCTACCGGACCCCCGCCCGTGACGCCATCAGCTGCTCGGTGCCGGTCGCCCGGCTCACGACGGGCCACGAGCAGACGGTGAAGGACGCCCTGTTCGACGCCCGGGACCGGCTCGCCCTCGCGACGCGGCGGCTGTGA